A region of Ignavibacteria bacterium DNA encodes the following proteins:
- a CDS encoding T9SS type A sorting domain-containing protein: VHDILGKEIATLVDEVLEPGIHNSSFRIPNSAFTSGVYFYQLRTGSYVETKKMVLMK, translated from the coding sequence AGTTCATGATATACTCGGTAAGGAAATTGCAACTTTAGTCGACGAAGTATTAGAACCAGGTATTCACAACTCCTCATTCCGCATTCCAAATTCTGCATTCACGAGCGGTGTGTATTTCTATCAGCTCCGTACCGGCTCGTATGTTGAAACGAAAAAAATGGTGTTGATGAAGTAA